In Saccharomyces eubayanus strain FM1318 chromosome II, whole genome shotgun sequence, the genomic stretch GCTAGTCAGCTAAGAATACTCAAACAGCATATTTCTTCGTCCACTCCTTAGCAGTGGCTTCGTACTTAGCCTTATCTGTTTTGTATATTTGAGCAATCTCAGGAACCAAGGGATCATCAGGGTTAGCATCTGTTAAAAGGGAGCAAATAGACAAAAGAACCTTTGAAAGGGTTAGCGCTGGAGACCACTGGTCCTTTAGGATGTCCAGACAAATGTTACCACTCGAATTAATATTCGGATGATAAATCTTGGTGGTAAAGTTCACTTTTGGTGGCTTAAAGGGATAATCAGTGGGAAAATGGatagacaagaagaaaacgcCACCTGCGTAAGGTGAGTCCGAGGGGCCCATGATTGAGGCTTGCCAGTGATATAAATCATCGCCTACCGGGCCTGCTGAACATGAAGCAGGGGGGTCTCTTTAGAAACGGTGTTTgaggaaaacaatataTGTTAGTAAGTGTGACTTTTATTCTCATGCTAAAAAAGTAAACTAGCTTTCTTGAACGTACCTCCCTAAATCACTTAATTCTTTAGCAATACGCTTAGATGAAGACATTATGATCTCTAGTGATGCAATAAAATAGTATGCCTTTACCAGGTAATATTGAATAGTTGGTCTCGATGCGAGAATGAAGGAGATCGCAACCACTCATTAAGGTCAAAGCCTGACTAATATTTATAGTTTTGGGTCGGCcatttttgagaaaaatgacTAAAAAGGCTGTAGCCGCCTTATTACCCGCTTACAGAGGGTGATACTAAGACAATGCCTTTACTACAAAGATGCTTCCAAAGCGCTTGGAACAGACACTCTGGGTCTGTACCTAAACGTATGGTCCAATCCAGATATGTGACTATGCCGAATGACATCGATTAGAGAAAGCGTCATATTATAGGTGAACGGCCAGTGACATGCTTAAGCAACTGCACTAACCATCctttaaaaagaataaacGAACTGGGCTTAAAATTTTAAGCTCTACATAAGTGTGAACAAAAATTATCTAGTTAATCCAAAAATAAGGTACCCGACCTCCCTTCGTATGATCGGTTAGGTATACATGGCACGATACGCCATGAATATGCCACCTTGATACTTGCCGCACACTGTACCGGCCRTATACACCAAGTCATATCACTACCTTCAGGCTTTGTGATTGGAACACAACCAGGtaattgttttcattaaagtGAAACGGTTATAGAAAACTATTGGATAGAAAATAACCGCCGAGGGCCTCACTGCTGATGTTCATCGCCTTCATACTGTTACCCgctgaaaaatgaaaatttttttagcGATGAGGTGAAAATTATCAGAGATGCCAAAGTAGCAGCTGCATGTATTATACATTGTAGCGGGAATCCAGTAGTTCAATAGATTCGTGTGAAGATTAAAGCACTCGGGGAATATTCTGTGATCAGCgaagaattcaagaatAATGGGTGAAAACAAGGATAAGAAGCTGGATTTATCTTCATTGAGGAATAAGATTTCTTCGAAATTACAagataataacaataagaAGGCGAAGAAGGcccaaaaaaacaagaacgCAAAGGAAAGCATGGTCGAAAAGAAAGTGGACGAAGATTTGCGCCGTGAAGCGTTGGCTTTGGGTGCTAATGAAGAGGATCTAAAGTTGATTCAAGGATTaagtgatgatgacgaggaCAGTAAAAGCGAGCAGGAATTCGATGCTGCTGCGGACGAGGGTGCAAACGATAAAGTGTTTAAAAATGATCTCCAAGACTTCATGAAGAATATAGGTTTTGACAAACACAAGCTCGAAGACGCGAATGATGACGACGTAGAAGGAAATACCTCTAGCTCCAAGGAATTTGAAAAGCCTGTacaggaaaagaaaaaagaacagaaacCTGTTGCCGCAGCCGAACAAGaggtaaaagaagaagaggaagaagaagaagaagaagaagaagaagaaaaaatagctAACCTTAGTTCAGACCAAAAGTCAGAATCAAAATCagcagaaaaagaaaagaaagaaaagaaagatagCGGTTTAATTACACAAACAACTATCATTTCATCTGATAAGCTAACCATCCCTTATGACAAACCATGGTATGAAATTCCATTGGATTCTAAAGTAGAACAAAGTGAGGACGTTGCGGAATTATCCAAGgatcaaattgaaaagctttttgaaagaggTAAACAAACTTTGGAAGCCGATAATCAAACCTACTATGAAGAATTCACAAAAGATTCATCACAGGCAAAGTTTATGTCCCAAATTTTATCAGATGGTACACTTAACGATAAAATATCGGCTGTGACATTACTTATTCAAGATTCGCCATTACACAACATGAAATCTTTAGAAACTTTGGCTTCCTATTGTGGTAAAAAATCCAGAAACTCGGCTCTTCAAAGTTTAaactctttgaaagatttattCTTAAGTGGTCTTTTACCAAACAGAAAGCTGAGATACTTTAAGAACCAACCCGGTTTGTCAATGATgctaaacaaaacaactttGGCCATCTTCTACTTTGAAgactatttgaaaaaattgttcTTCCGTATTTTAGAGGTTTTGGAAGTGCTATCTCATGATCCTATCATCCACGTCAGATTACAAGTATTAAACCATGTTTTTGATCTATTAACCAATCAACCAGAGCAGGAATTCAACTTGCTAAGATTAGGTGTGAATAAAATTGGTGACATTGATTCCAaagtttcttcaaaggcttcatatttattattaaaGTTGGAACAGGCTCATCCAAATATGAAATCCATTGTTATTGATGCTATTGTTGATATCTCATTAAGACCAACTGCTGACTATCACACCACCTACTATTCTGTCATTACTTTAAATCAAACAATCCTGAAAAGATCAGAGGACTCTGTAGCTAACAAGTTGGTGAAAACATATTTCACGCTCTTTGAGAAATTTCTAATCAACACTGATAAAGATCACACCGATGGCACTGCAAAGAGCAAATCAAAGACATACGAggaaaagaggaagaagaattttaaAAAGGGTAAACATGGCGGTAAGTCTGtaaaagttgaaaaaacagaaagtgAAGTCCTCGATGAAAAGAACTCAAAACTGTTCAGTGCTTTATTGACAGGTATCAACCGTGCGTTCCCTTTTGCTCAAATCCCAGCATCGGTGTATGAAGTTCATATGGaaactcttttcaaaatcacaCACTCTTCTAATTTCAACACCTCTATCCAAGCATTGGTATTAATCAATCAGGTCACCGTGAAGGCTGCATTGAATAGTGATAGATATTATAGAACATTATATGAAAGTTTGTTTGACCCTAGGTTAGTGAATTCTTCCAAGCAAGGtatttatttgaatttacttttcaaatcattaaaGCAAGACGCATCAAATGTGGAACGTGTAGAAGCATTTGTGAAGAGAATCCTGCAGGTGTGTTCTCATTGGCTGAACGTTGGAACTATTGCcggtttctttttcttattgatCCAATTAGCTAAAACAGTTCCACAAATTAAAAATCTTCTGACTAATACACCAGTTGATCATGAATATGAATCCGATGCTGAAGAGGAACAAGCAAGTAAAGATGATAGAAGAAAGCAATACGATGGCCGTAAGCGTGATCCAAAATTTGCCAACGCAGACAAATCTTCTTTATGGGAAATCAATCAATTCACCAACCATTTCCATCCAACTGTACAAACATATGCTAGCGCCTATGTCACAGGAACTGCAGAGCAGATAAGCAAACCGGATTTAGGTTTATTTACATTATCGCATTTCTTAGACAGATTTGTCTACAGAAGTGCCAAACAAACCAACGCCACAAGGGGTGCATCTATTATGCAACCTTTGTTTAGTGGTTCACAGGTCAGCAACTCTGTTTTAGTCAAGGCGTCTGATGTGACGCTTGACCAGAACCCTGTAAACACTGAAAACTGGTTAACTAAAAAGGTAGAGGATATAAAGCCTGAAGATAAATTCTTTTACCAATATTTCACAACCAAGAAGACCGCTGACAGAAAGGGGAAAAAATCTGATAAAGAATCTAACTTCGATAGTGACGATGAAAtgaatgaagatgaaatctGGAGTGCTTTGGTTAAATCGAGACCTGATGTAGAAGACGATAGTGATGACAGTGAAGTCGACTTTGGCGAAGAGGATTTCGGCGAATCAAgtagtgaagaagaaggtgaaCTAAACGCAATCGAAGAGGAGGATGGTGAAGGCGAGCAGGAAAGCGGCGACGAAGACGCCTTCGATGAAGATATATTCTACAGTTTCGATGGTGAACAGAATGCTGGAGACAAGAAACGTACCTTTGCTGAAAGtgaagaggatgatgaaaaagaagaagaagaagaggaagaagaagaagaagaagaagaagataaggAAGCTGCTGCGAAAAGAGctaagaagaagcaaagaaagagtATGCTCAAAAGCCTACCGGTATTTGCATCTGCGGACGACTATGCTCAGTATTTAGATCAAGACTCAGATTAGAAGtaacttcttttcagtgAGCATGTCAGTGTTGTAGATT encodes the following:
- the UBC5 gene encoding E2 ubiquitin-conjugating protein UBC5; its protein translation is MGPSDSPYAGGVFFLSIHFPTDYPFKPPKVNFTTKIYHPNINSSGNICLDILKDQWSPALTLSKVLLSICSLLTDANPDDPLVPEIAQIYKTDKAKYEATAKEWTKKYAV
- the MAK21 gene encoding RNA-binding ribosome biosynthesis protein MAK21, which encodes MGENKDKKLDLSSLRNKISSKLQDNNNKKAKKAQKNKNAKESMVEKKVDEDLRREALALGANEEDLKLIQGLSDDDEDSKSEQEFDAAADEGANDKVFKNDLQDFMKNIGFDKHKLEDANDDDVEGNTSSSKEFEKPVQEKKKEQKPVAAAEQEVKEEEEEEEEEEEEEKIANLSSDQKSESKSAEKEKKEKKDSGLITQTTIISSDKLTIPYDKPWYEIPLDSKVEQSEDVAELSKDQIEKLFERGKQTLEADNQTYYEEFTKDSSQAKFMSQILSDGTLNDKISAVTLLIQDSPLHNMKSLETLASYCGKKSRNSALQSLNSLKDLFLSGLLPNRKLRYFKNQPGLSMMLNKTTLAIFYFEDYLKKLFFRILEVLEVLSHDPIIHVRLQVLNHVFDLLTNQPEQEFNLLRLGVNKIGDIDSKVSSKASYLLLKLEQAHPNMKSIVIDAIVDISLRPTADYHTTYYSVITLNQTILKRSEDSVANKLVKTYFTLFEKFLINTDKDHTDGTAKSKSKTYEEKRKKNFKKGKHGGKSVKVEKTESEVLDEKNSKLFSALLTGINRAFPFAQIPASVYEVHMETLFKITHSSNFNTSIQALVLINQVTVKAALNSDRYYRTLYESLFDPRLVNSSKQGIYLNLLFKSLKQDASNVERVEAFVKRILQVCSHWLNVGTIAGFFFLLIQLAKTVPQIKNLLTNTPVDHEYESDAEEEQASKDDRRKQYDGRKRDPKFANADKSSLWEINQFTNHFHPTVQTYASAYVTGTAEQISKPDLGLFTLSHFLDRFVYRSAKQTNATRGASIMQPLFSGSQVSNSVLVKASDVTLDQNPVNTENWLTKKVEDIKPEDKFFYQYFTTKKTADRKGKKSDKESNFDSDDEMNEDEIWSALVKSRPDVEDDSDDSEVDFGEEDFGESSSEEEGELNAIEEEDGEGEQESGDEDAFDEDIFYSFDGEQNAGDKKRTFAESEEDDEKEEEEEEEEEEEEEDKEAAAKRAKKKQRKSMLKSLPVFASADDYAQYLDQDSD